A genomic segment from Helicobacter sp. NHP19-012 encodes:
- a CDS encoding DUF1104 domain-containing protein, which produces MKLLRLVAMSGVLVAALNAQTIGLNVFPEYQSKPDQEMLDMAGKVEAKKMIVYLSEMKNRYNKMTPKHKAEFQKHFQDVLAKNISKLSPSQRRKELNMIEEALVKREDSIKNLEAEIQEEYNYMDHWKKLLQSGSFYDDLQKNGFSLPTAAKKKHH; this is translated from the coding sequence ATGAAATTGTTACGCTTAGTTGCTATGTCAGGGGTGCTTGTGGCAGCCCTAAATGCCCAAACGATCGGGTTGAATGTCTTCCCCGAATACCAAAGTAAACCCGACCAAGAAATGCTAGACATGGCGGGCAAGGTGGAGGCGAAAAAGATGATCGTTTATTTGAGCGAGATGAAGAACCGCTACAACAAAATGACCCCCAAGCATAAAGCCGAGTTCCAAAAACACTTCCAAGATGTGTTGGCTAAAAACATTTCAAAGCTCAGCCCCTCTCAGCGCAGAAAAGAGCTCAACATGATTGAAGAGGCTTTAGTTAAACGAGAGGATAGCATTAAAAATCTAGAGGCCGAGATCCAGGAGGAATACAACTACATGGACCACTGGAAAAAACTCTTGCAGTCCGGTAGTTTTTACGATGATTTGCAAAAAAATGGTTTCAGTCTCCCCACCGCTGCAAAGAAAAAACACCACTGA